Proteins from a single region of Pseudomonas quebecensis:
- the hflK gene encoding protease modulator HflK, translating into MTERDSPDSPWIQAGRLTFMALYAVTVLAALAWAFSNVRQIDPQNRAVVLHFGALDRVQNAGLLLAWPQPFEQVVLLPAADRVLERRVEGLLRSDAAIQADRVASFATPLSDALAGSGYLLTGDAGVVQLDVRVFYKVTEPYAFVLQGDHVLPALDRLVTRSAVALTAARDLDTILVARPELIGSDNGAAERRERLRGDLVQGINKRLAELTASGLGLGIEATRVDVQSSLPGPAVNAFNAVLTASQQADKAVANARTEAEKLTQAATQQADRLVQVAHAQASERLANAQAQTATVTSLAQVKDPGLLLRLYRERLPKVLGQAGSVTTVDPKDDARLIIQGAEQ; encoded by the coding sequence ATGACCGAGCGTGACAGCCCGGACAGCCCCTGGATCCAGGCCGGGCGCTTGACCTTCATGGCGCTGTACGCGGTGACGGTGCTGGCGGCGTTGGCGTGGGCGTTTTCCAATGTGCGCCAGATCGACCCGCAGAACCGCGCCGTGGTATTGCACTTCGGCGCGCTGGACCGCGTCCAGAATGCCGGGCTGTTGCTGGCCTGGCCGCAGCCGTTCGAGCAGGTGGTGTTGCTGCCGGCGGCGGACCGTGTGCTCGAGCGCCGGGTGGAAGGCCTGCTGCGCTCGGACGCGGCGATCCAGGCCGACCGGGTGGCCAGTTTCGCCACGCCGCTCAGCGACGCCCTGGCCGGTTCCGGGTACCTGCTGACCGGTGATGCCGGCGTGGTGCAACTGGATGTGCGGGTGTTCTACAAAGTCACCGAGCCCTATGCCTTTGTGCTGCAGGGCGACCATGTGCTGCCGGCGCTGGATCGCCTGGTGACCCGCAGCGCGGTGGCACTGACGGCGGCGCGAGACCTGGACACGATCCTGGTGGCCCGCCCGGAACTGATCGGCAGCGACAACGGCGCCGCCGAACGCCGCGAGCGCCTGCGCGGCGACTTGGTGCAAGGCATCAATAAACGCTTGGCCGAGTTGACCGCCAGCGGGCTGGGCCTGGGCATCGAAGCCACCCGTGTGGATGTGCAATCGAGCCTGCCGGGGCCGGCGGTGAATGCGTTCAATGCGGTGCTCACTGCCAGCCAGCAGGCTGATAAAGCCGTGGCCAACGCGCGAACCGAGGCTGAAAAACTCACCCAGGCCGCCACCCAGCAGGCCGACCGGCTGGTGCAAGTGGCGCACGCCCAAGCCAGCGAACGCCTGGCCAATGCCCAGGCGCAGACCGCTACGGTGACCAGCCTGGCGCAGGTGAAAGACCCGGGCCTGCTGTTGCGCCTGTACCGCGAGCGTTTGCCGAAGGTGCTCGGCCAGGCCGGGTCCGTGACCACGGTGGACCCCAAAGACGACGCCCGCTTGATCATTCAGGGAGCCGAACAATGA
- a CDS encoding CDP-alcohol phosphatidyltransferase family protein, translating into MISIYQLKPRFQNLLRPLVQRLYDNGTTANQITVLAGIISLLVGLLIAGFAQHLWLFALIPVWMILRMALNAIDGMLAREFGQQSRLGAYLNELCDVIADSALILPFALIPGVSLAAVLLVALLAVFSEYAGVLGPMVGASRRYDGPMGKSDRAFVLGVLATGVALGWLGSGWVDTLMWLVAALLAYTLVNRVRQGLKEAQTTSPSA; encoded by the coding sequence ATGATTTCGATCTATCAGCTCAAACCGCGGTTTCAAAACCTGCTGCGTCCCCTCGTGCAGCGCCTCTACGACAACGGCACCACCGCCAACCAGATCACCGTGCTGGCCGGCATTATTTCGCTGCTCGTCGGCCTGTTGATTGCTGGCTTTGCCCAACACTTGTGGCTGTTTGCGCTGATCCCGGTGTGGATGATCCTGCGCATGGCGCTCAATGCCATCGACGGCATGCTCGCGCGCGAATTCGGCCAGCAATCGCGCCTGGGTGCGTACCTGAATGAGCTGTGCGACGTCATCGCCGACAGCGCCCTGATCCTGCCATTTGCGCTGATCCCCGGCGTCAGCCTGGCGGCGGTGCTGCTGGTGGCGTTACTGGCGGTGTTCAGCGAATACGCTGGCGTGCTCGGGCCGATGGTCGGTGCATCGCGCCGTTACGATGGGCCGATGGGCAAAAGCGACCGGGCCTTCGTACTCGGCGTGCTGGCCACCGGCGTGGCGCTCGGCTGGCTGGGCAGCGGTTGGGTCGACACGCTGATGTGGCTGGTCGCCGCACTGCTGGCCTACACCCTGGTCAACCGCGTGCGCCAAGGCCTCAAAGAAGCTCAAACCACCTCCCCTTCTGCATAA
- a CDS encoding bifunctional alpha/beta hydrolase/class I SAM-dependent methyltransferase, giving the protein MREQQQHTFSTHDGVELFYRHWPATAPAGGEPRKAIVLFHRGHEHSGRIAHLVDELDLPQFDFFAWDARGHGQSPGDRGDSPSFATSARDVQTFCDHIGGAYGIEQENFAVVAQSVGAVIAATWVHDYAPKIRALVLASPAFKVKLYVPFARTGLALMRKFRGNFFVNSYVKAKFLSHDPERVASYDSDPLITKAISVNVLLGLYEAADRVVADAQAIQVPTQLLVSGADFVVHRKPQQQFFDRLGSLKKELHILPGFFHDTLGERDRAVAVSSARRFILQNFEHPLDRASLLDADKLGATCAESESLAAPLPHNSPRDLYWRMTRASMGLGKNLSEGVKLGFDTGFDSGSTLDYVYRNTPTGKGALGRMIDANYLNSIGWRGIRQRKLNVEELLRLAMARLRDEQREVRIVDIAAGHGRYILEALQGVSPLPESILLRDYSDINVRDGGALIREKGLGDIAQFVKGDAFDRLDLAALTPEPTLAVVSGLYELFADNGMVGGSLAGLAEAVEPGGYLVYTGQPWHPQLELIARALTSHRQGQAWVMRRRSQAEMDQLVEAAGFRKITQRVDEWGIFTVSLAQKI; this is encoded by the coding sequence ATGCGCGAACAGCAACAGCACACCTTCAGTACCCATGATGGCGTCGAGCTTTTCTACCGGCACTGGCCGGCCACCGCCCCAGCGGGCGGCGAGCCGCGTAAGGCAATCGTGTTGTTCCATCGCGGGCATGAGCACTCGGGGCGTATCGCGCACCTGGTCGATGAACTCGACCTGCCGCAATTCGACTTCTTCGCCTGGGACGCCCGTGGCCATGGCCAGTCGCCCGGCGACCGCGGTGACAGCCCCAGCTTCGCCACCAGCGCGCGCGACGTGCAGACCTTTTGCGACCACATCGGCGGCGCCTATGGCATTGAGCAAGAGAACTTCGCCGTGGTTGCCCAAAGTGTCGGCGCGGTGATCGCCGCCACCTGGGTACACGATTACGCGCCGAAAATCCGCGCGCTGGTGCTCGCTTCCCCGGCGTTCAAGGTCAAGCTGTATGTGCCGTTCGCACGAACTGGCCTGGCCTTGATGCGCAAGTTTCGCGGCAACTTTTTCGTCAACAGCTACGTCAAGGCCAAGTTCCTCAGCCACGACCCGGAGCGCGTGGCGTCCTACGACAGCGATCCGCTGATCACCAAGGCGATTTCGGTGAATGTGCTGCTGGGCCTGTACGAAGCCGCCGACCGGGTGGTCGCAGACGCCCAGGCGATCCAGGTGCCGACCCAGCTCTTGGTGTCCGGCGCTGACTTTGTGGTGCATCGCAAACCGCAACAGCAGTTTTTCGACCGCCTGGGCAGCCTGAAAAAAGAACTGCACATCCTGCCCGGGTTCTTCCATGACACCCTCGGCGAACGCGACCGTGCGGTGGCGGTAAGCAGCGCCCGGCGCTTTATCCTGCAGAATTTCGAGCACCCGCTGGACCGCGCCTCGCTGCTGGACGCCGACAAACTGGGCGCCACGTGCGCCGAGTCCGAATCCCTGGCCGCGCCGCTGCCGCACAATTCCCCACGCGACCTGTACTGGCGCATGACCCGTGCGAGCATGGGTCTGGGCAAGAACCTGTCCGAAGGCGTCAAACTGGGTTTCGATACCGGTTTCGACTCCGGCAGCACCCTGGATTATGTGTACCGCAACACTCCCACGGGCAAAGGCGCCCTGGGGCGCATGATCGACGCCAACTACCTCAATTCCATCGGCTGGCGCGGCATTCGCCAGCGCAAGTTGAACGTCGAAGAACTGCTGCGCCTGGCCATGGCCCGGTTGCGCGATGAACAGCGCGAGGTGCGCATCGTTGACATCGCCGCCGGCCATGGCCGTTACATTCTGGAGGCTTTGCAGGGTGTATCGCCGCTGCCGGAATCGATCCTGCTGCGCGACTACAGCGACATCAACGTGCGCGACGGTGGCGCATTGATCCGAGAAAAAGGCCTGGGGGATATCGCGCAATTCGTGAAAGGCGACGCGTTCGACCGCCTGGATTTGGCGGCGCTGACCCCTGAACCGACCCTGGCGGTGGTGTCCGGGCTGTACGAATTGTTCGCCGACAACGGTATGGTCGGTGGCTCGCTGGCCGGTCTGGCCGAGGCAGTGGAGCCTGGCGGTTATCTGGTCTACACCGGCCAGCCATGGCACCCGCAGCTGGAGCTGATTGCTCGTGCGCTGACCAGCCATCGCCAGGGTCAGGCGTGGGTGATGCGCCGTCGCAGCCAGGCGGAAATGGACCAGTTGGTGGAAGCCGCCGGGTTCCGCAAGATCACCCAGCGCGTGGATGAATGGGGCATTTTCACCGTGTCCCTGGCACAGAAGATCTGA
- a CDS encoding lysophospholipid acyltransferase family protein produces MFEPVVATLITSMARTVTGARSLWLGCAPVPVQRIYFANHSSHGDFVLLWASLPQNLRKFTRPVAGSDYWNKSALRRYIINRVFNGVLIDRERKEPVDNPLQPMLAALEGGDSLIIFPEGTRNLEDGLLPFKSGLYHLAKSYPQAELIPVWIANLNRVMPKGRVLPLPLLCTTSFGAPLQLQDGEDKALFLARTRDALLALAPEHC; encoded by the coding sequence ATGTTCGAACCTGTGGTCGCCACGCTGATTACCTCCATGGCCCGCACTGTCACGGGCGCTCGCAGCCTGTGGCTGGGTTGCGCGCCGGTGCCGGTGCAGCGCATCTATTTCGCCAACCACAGCAGCCACGGCGACTTCGTGCTCCTGTGGGCCTCGCTGCCGCAGAACCTGCGCAAGTTCACGCGCCCGGTGGCCGGCAGCGATTACTGGAATAAAAGCGCCCTGCGCCGCTACATCATCAACCGCGTGTTCAACGGTGTGCTGATTGATCGTGAGCGCAAAGAGCCTGTGGATAACCCTCTGCAACCGATGCTGGCGGCGCTGGAAGGTGGCGACTCGCTGATCATCTTCCCGGAAGGCACGCGCAATCTGGAGGACGGCTTGCTACCGTTCAAAAGCGGTTTGTATCACCTGGCGAAAAGTTACCCACAGGCCGAGCTGATCCCGGTGTGGATCGCCAACCTCAATCGGGTCATGCCCAAGGGCCGCGTCCTGCCGCTGCCCCTGCTGTGCACCACCAGCTTCGGTGCCCCCCTGCAACTGCAAGACGGCGAAGACAAGGCGCTGTTCCTCGCCCGCACCCGCGATGCCCTGCTCGCCCTTGCCCCGGAGCACTGCTGA
- the bufA2 gene encoding BufA2 family periplasmic bufferin-type metallophore, which produces MNIKQAVSGAALAIAAASLFAGVATQAQAADAPVHCYGVTACKGMNDCKTAENACKGQAVCKGHGFKTMTKAECDKAGGKVGE; this is translated from the coding sequence ATGAATATCAAACAAGCCGTTTCCGGCGCTGCCCTGGCTATCGCTGCCGCTTCCCTGTTTGCCGGTGTTGCCACCCAGGCACAAGCGGCTGACGCGCCGGTTCATTGCTACGGCGTCACTGCCTGCAAAGGCATGAACGACTGCAAGACAGCGGAAAACGCCTGCAAGGGCCAGGCTGTCTGCAAGGGCCACGGTTTCAAGACCATGACCAAGGCTGAATGCGATAAGGCTGGCGGCAAAGTCGGCGAATAA
- the hflC gene encoding protease modulator HflC, with protein sequence MLSAHSHDHGHHHGHHHHHHHDEEHAGGPFPWRRMGWAVLLVLFALAAASLVQVRSGEATVITRFGNPSRVLLEPGLGWRWPAPFEAAIPVDLRLRTTSSGLQDVGTRDGLRIIVQAYVAWQVQGDAEHVQRFMRAVQNQPDEAARQIRTFVGSALETTAASFDLSSLVNTDAGQVRIADFEAQLRQQIDQQLLATYGVRVAQVGVERLTLPSVTLTATVDRMRAERETIATERTAVGKREAAQIRSAAERDARIVQADATVKAADIEAQSRVEAAQIYGRAYASNPQLYNLLRSLDTLGTVVTPGTKIILRTDAAPFRALVDGPKDVQP encoded by the coding sequence CTGTTGAGCGCTCATTCTCACGATCACGGTCATCACCACGGCCATCATCACCACCATCATCATGACGAGGAGCACGCCGGCGGCCCGTTCCCTTGGCGGCGTATGGGCTGGGCCGTGTTGCTGGTGCTGTTTGCACTGGCGGCGGCGAGCCTGGTGCAGGTGCGTTCCGGCGAGGCCACGGTGATCACCCGGTTCGGCAACCCGTCGCGGGTGTTGCTGGAACCGGGCCTGGGCTGGCGCTGGCCGGCGCCGTTCGAAGCAGCGATCCCGGTAGACCTGCGCCTGCGCACCACTTCCAGCGGTTTGCAGGATGTGGGCACGCGCGACGGCCTGCGCATCATCGTGCAGGCCTACGTGGCCTGGCAGGTGCAGGGCGACGCCGAGCATGTGCAGCGCTTTATGCGCGCGGTGCAGAACCAGCCGGATGAGGCGGCGCGGCAGATTCGTACGTTTGTCGGCTCGGCGCTGGAAACCACCGCCGCCAGCTTCGACCTGTCCAGCCTGGTCAATACCGACGCCGGCCAGGTGCGTATCGCCGACTTCGAGGCGCAGTTGCGTCAGCAGATCGATCAACAATTGCTCGCCACTTACGGCGTGCGCGTCGCGCAGGTCGGGGTCGAACGGCTGACCTTGCCGTCGGTGACCCTTACCGCCACCGTCGACCGCATGCGCGCCGAGCGGGAAACCATCGCCACCGAACGCACCGCCGTGGGCAAGCGCGAAGCGGCGCAGATCCGTTCGGCCGCCGAGCGTGACGCGCGGATCGTGCAGGCGGACGCCACGGTCAAGGCCGCCGATATCGAAGCGCAGTCGCGGGTCGAGGCGGCGCAGATTTACGGACGCGCCTACGCCAGCAATCCGCAGCTGTATAACCTGCTGCGCTCGCTCGACACCCTGGGCACGGTAGTCACGCCAGGCACCAAGATCATCCTGCGCACCGATGCCGCGCCGTTTCGCGCGCTGGTGGACGGGCCCAAGGATGTTCAACCATGA
- a CDS encoding phosphatase PAP2/dual specificity phosphatase family protein, translating to MREPGLLKPAVLWLLLLAPLFFSTYGFATWVTSQRSDVGTLVFDWESHMPFWAWTIVPYWSIDLLYGFSLLLPNSRHELKQHALRLLSAQIIAVSCFLIWPLRFTFERPELDGVFGWLFAVLAGFDKPFNQAPSLHIALLVILWVMYQRHTQGAWRWVVHGWFALIGISVLTTYQHHFIDLPTGALAGWLCVWLWPVEHPSPLLNARLARDPKRWRLGLRYGLGALALATAALKLGGGWLWLLWPAVSLGLVSANYAVLGAVGFQKRSDGRLTPAARWLYAPYLAAAWINSRLWTRKHPQPDLIVDNVWLGRIPTTSEQTSFKAIVDLCAELPIYPQGRAYQCIAVLDLTAPTPAECLQAAQAIERLRIEGPLLVCCALGYSRSATAVAAWLLHSGRAATVDKALAMIGTARTEVVLHPAHRSALEGLAHAR from the coding sequence ATGCGCGAACCCGGCCTGTTAAAGCCTGCGGTCCTGTGGCTGCTGCTGCTGGCGCCGCTGTTTTTCAGCACCTACGGCTTTGCCACCTGGGTCACCAGCCAGCGCAGCGATGTGGGTACGCTGGTATTCGACTGGGAAAGCCATATGCCGTTCTGGGCCTGGACCATCGTGCCCTACTGGTCCATTGACCTGCTGTATGGCTTCTCCCTGCTGCTGCCCAACAGCCGCCATGAACTCAAACAACATGCCCTGCGCCTGCTGTCCGCCCAGATCATCGCCGTGAGCTGCTTTTTGATCTGGCCGCTGCGCTTCACGTTCGAGCGGCCGGAACTGGACGGCGTATTCGGCTGGCTGTTTGCCGTGCTGGCTGGCTTCGACAAGCCGTTCAACCAAGCGCCTTCGCTGCATATCGCCCTACTGGTGATCCTGTGGGTGATGTACCAGCGCCACACCCAAGGGGCGTGGCGCTGGGTGGTACATGGCTGGTTCGCCTTGATCGGTATTTCGGTACTGACCACTTATCAACATCACTTTATTGACTTACCCACAGGCGCCCTCGCCGGCTGGCTGTGTGTATGGCTGTGGCCGGTGGAACATCCCAGCCCGCTGTTGAATGCACGTTTGGCTCGCGACCCGAAACGTTGGCGGCTGGGGTTGCGCTACGGCCTGGGAGCCTTGGCCCTGGCGACAGCGGCCTTGAAGCTGGGTGGCGGCTGGTTATGGCTGCTGTGGCCAGCCGTGTCGCTGGGGTTGGTCAGTGCCAATTACGCCGTGCTGGGCGCTGTGGGGTTTCAGAAGCGCAGCGATGGCCGACTGACGCCAGCCGCGCGCTGGCTGTATGCGCCTTATCTGGCGGCGGCGTGGATAAATTCACGGCTATGGACACGCAAGCATCCACAGCCGGATCTGATTGTGGATAACGTCTGGCTCGGGCGAATACCCACGACGAGCGAGCAAACGTCTTTCAAGGCCATCGTCGACCTCTGCGCTGAGTTACCGATTTATCCACAGGGCCGGGCTTATCAATGCATCGCCGTCCTGGACCTGACTGCGCCCACCCCCGCCGAATGCCTGCAGGCGGCCCAGGCCATTGAGCGCCTGCGCATCGAAGGTCCGCTGCTGGTGTGCTGTGCCCTGGGTTATTCGCGCAGTGCCACCGCTGTTGCGGCCTGGCTGCTGCACAGCGGCCGCGCCGCCACGGTAGATAAAGCACTGGCTATGATTGGTACAGCGCGGACCGAGGTGGTCCTGCACCCCGCTCATCGTTCAGCCCTTGAGGGTTTGGCCCATGCCCGCTGA
- a CDS encoding cation-translocating P-type ATPase, translating into MSAAMLTSAEQRSAARQLTLAMLALGLLVLGLVWRWLAPDQSGVSQLLLGVASLLVAVPVMRSAWYSLRFPSLHGITDQLIALAMLGAWATGDLLTAALLPIIMIFGHVLEERSVIGSQEAIHALGKLTRSHARLVQADGSVQEVDNGTLNTGDIVEVRAGDRVPADGVVLSGQASLDTAPITGESVPLEVSAGVQVFGGAINLDGLLRLEVTRTGHESTLGKVIALMQNAERSKPPITRLLERYAGSYMVLVLLLAAVTWFVTNDAQAMLAVLVAACPCALVLSAPATAIAGIAVAARHGILIRSSAFLEELADLTSLVVDKTGTLTFGTLHLQSIETTAPDRQVLLNLAASLGSASSHPVSRALAGLATQEQMWVLTDIRERQGLGVVAQTEEGEAALGRPELFEQLGIVTSAVPTHDGPIAGLALNGQFLAWLLLADSIKPEARQALQELRELGLGRQLLLTGDRQSVADSLALEVGISDVAAQALPEDKLNRVLAEIDSGFRPMVVGDGINDSLALKAGVVGVAMGAGGADIALASADVVLIGSDLRRLGTCVRLSRQCRQTLQVNVIIGLGWTLAIVAFAAFGWLGAAGAMIAALLHNLSTLLVLGNAGRLLRFQEPLLKPEE; encoded by the coding sequence ATGAGCGCAGCGATGCTGACCTCCGCCGAGCAGCGCAGCGCAGCCCGGCAGTTGACCCTGGCGATGCTGGCCCTGGGCTTGTTGGTACTGGGGCTGGTGTGGCGCTGGCTGGCGCCGGACCAGAGTGGTGTGAGCCAACTGCTGCTGGGCGTCGCCTCGCTGCTGGTGGCGGTGCCGGTGATGCGTTCGGCCTGGTACAGCCTGCGTTTTCCCAGCCTGCATGGCATCACCGACCAACTGATCGCCCTGGCCATGCTCGGCGCCTGGGCCACCGGCGACCTGCTGACCGCTGCGTTGCTGCCGATCATCATGATCTTCGGCCATGTGCTGGAGGAGCGCAGTGTGATCGGCTCTCAGGAAGCGATCCATGCCCTGGGCAAACTGACCCGCAGCCACGCGCGCCTTGTGCAGGCCGACGGCAGCGTTCAGGAAGTGGACAACGGCACACTGAACACCGGCGATATCGTCGAAGTGCGCGCCGGTGACCGGGTACCGGCCGATGGCGTGGTGCTGTCGGGCCAGGCCAGCCTGGACACGGCGCCGATCACTGGTGAATCGGTGCCACTGGAGGTCAGCGCCGGTGTGCAGGTGTTCGGCGGGGCGATCAATCTAGATGGCTTGTTGCGTCTTGAAGTGACGCGTACCGGTCATGAGTCGACCTTGGGCAAAGTCATTGCATTGATGCAGAACGCGGAACGCTCCAAGCCGCCGATCACGCGGCTGCTGGAGCGCTATGCGGGCAGTTACATGGTGCTGGTGCTGCTGTTGGCGGCCGTTACCTGGTTTGTGACCAACGACGCCCAGGCGATGCTCGCCGTGCTGGTGGCGGCGTGCCCGTGCGCGTTGGTGTTGTCGGCGCCGGCCACGGCGATTGCCGGGATTGCCGTGGCGGCGCGCCATGGGATTTTGATTCGCAGCTCGGCATTTCTAGAGGAGTTGGCGGACCTGACGTCCCTGGTGGTCGACAAGACCGGCACCCTGACCTTTGGCACCCTGCACCTGCAATCCATCGAAACCACTGCGCCTGATCGGCAAGTGTTGCTGAATTTGGCAGCCAGCCTGGGCTCGGCCAGCAGCCACCCGGTCAGCCGGGCGTTGGCGGGGTTGGCGACGCAGGAACAGATGTGGGTGTTGACCGACATCCGCGAACGCCAGGGCCTTGGGGTAGTGGCACAGACCGAGGAGGGCGAAGCGGCCTTGGGGCGCCCTGAGTTGTTCGAGCAATTGGGCATCGTGACCAGTGCCGTGCCGACCCATGACGGGCCGATCGCCGGGCTGGCGCTGAACGGGCAATTCCTCGCCTGGCTGCTACTGGCCGACAGCATCAAACCGGAGGCCCGCCAGGCCCTGCAAGAGCTGCGCGAGCTGGGCCTTGGGCGTCAATTGCTGCTCACCGGCGACCGCCAGAGTGTCGCTGACAGCCTGGCGCTGGAAGTGGGCATCAGCGATGTCGCCGCCCAGGCGCTGCCGGAGGACAAGCTCAACCGCGTGCTGGCCGAGATCGATAGCGGCTTCCGGCCGATGGTGGTGGGTGATGGCATCAACGACAGCCTGGCACTCAAGGCCGGCGTGGTCGGCGTGGCCATGGGCGCAGGCGGGGCGGATATCGCACTGGCCTCGGCGGACGTGGTACTGATCGGCAGCGATCTGCGTCGCTTGGGCACCTGTGTGCGCTTGAGTCGCCAGTGCCGGCAGACGCTGCAGGTCAATGTGATCATCGGCCTGGGCTGGACGCTGGCCATCGTCGCGTTCGCGGCCTTCGGCTGGTTGGGCGCAGCGGGGGCAATGATTGCGGCGCTGTTGCATAACCTCAGCACATTATTGGTACTGGGCAATGCCGGGCGCTTGCTGCGGTTTCAGGAGCCGTTGCTGAAACCGGAAGAATAA
- the hflK gene encoding protease modulator HflK: protein MQVDLEADGASVEGLPRFQQGLFHARRLRQAGISLTVLAVIGWVLALFVALFAPLSIWPVVLINCASALLVLVAGLQSAWWVADWRAQALEPTVESVEPGGAASGWSARLLERFGTGLLAQVGTPVLWLCGWSLLALISVAEFWNLALPAAQVGQSASIGAALALALAFGVLVFERRLAQETAAQWPEAAQLAQLSRVAISCLVVSAVCLLFAGEASVWPLRLATLVGLLPALVALEFLFRAVLSLFSPRQPRREPRLMAQSFIAGLLRWPPRPLLALQHELHNRFGIDLRQIWAFTYMRRAFLPVLVVVLAIGWALTGVHEVPLQGRGIYERFGKPVEVFGPGLHTGLPWPLGRVLPVENGVVHELATSASDAAAPALAPAEGPPPLIANRLWDASHVNDKSQVIASRRGGTQGFQIVNMDVRFVYRIGLSDQAALAATYNSADVPMLIRSTASRILVHDFASRTLDELLGEQRTRLADEIGRAVQADLQRLDSGVEILATVVEAIHPPAGAANAYHAVQAAQIGAQALIARERGAASEQTNQALLRASSARDQAQASAREVNAGAQAADLRFTAEQKAYATAGRAFVLEQYFSQLSQGLAHAKLLILDHRLGADGAPTIDLRSFTLPADPMAPRKAVQ from the coding sequence ATGCAAGTGGATCTAGAAGCTGACGGCGCTTCGGTAGAGGGCCTCCCGCGTTTTCAGCAGGGGCTGTTCCATGCCCGGCGGTTGCGTCAGGCCGGTATCAGCCTGACGGTGCTGGCGGTGATCGGCTGGGTGCTGGCGTTGTTTGTCGCGCTGTTTGCGCCGCTGTCGATCTGGCCGGTGGTGCTGATCAATTGCGCCTCGGCGTTGCTGGTGCTGGTGGCGGGGTTGCAATCAGCGTGGTGGGTGGCGGATTGGCGCGCGCAGGCGCTGGAGCCGACCGTTGAGTCGGTCGAACCCGGCGGGGCGGCCAGCGGCTGGTCTGCACGGTTGCTGGAGCGTTTCGGCACTGGGCTGCTGGCCCAGGTCGGTACGCCGGTGTTGTGGCTGTGCGGCTGGTCTCTGCTGGCGCTGATCAGCGTCGCGGAGTTTTGGAACCTGGCGTTACCGGCCGCCCAAGTCGGCCAGTCCGCCAGCATCGGCGCCGCGTTGGCGTTGGCCCTGGCGTTTGGCGTGCTGGTGTTCGAGCGTCGGCTGGCCCAGGAAACCGCCGCACAATGGCCCGAAGCCGCGCAGTTGGCACAGTTGAGCCGGGTGGCGATCAGTTGCCTGGTGGTCAGCGCGGTTTGCCTGTTGTTCGCCGGTGAGGCATCGGTATGGCCGCTGCGTCTGGCGACCCTCGTGGGGTTGTTGCCGGCGCTGGTGGCGCTGGAGTTCTTGTTCAGGGCCGTGCTGTCGCTGTTCAGCCCGCGCCAGCCACGGCGGGAGCCGCGCCTGATGGCGCAGAGCTTTATCGCCGGCCTGCTGCGTTGGCCGCCGCGCCCGTTGCTGGCGTTGCAGCATGAATTGCACAATCGCTTCGGTATCGATCTGCGCCAGATCTGGGCGTTTACCTACATGCGCCGGGCGTTTTTGCCGGTGCTGGTGGTGGTTCTGGCGATCGGCTGGGCGCTGACCGGCGTGCATGAAGTCCCGCTGCAAGGCCGTGGGATTTATGAGCGCTTCGGTAAACCGGTCGAGGTGTTCGGCCCCGGGCTGCACACCGGGTTGCCCTGGCCATTAGGGCGTGTGTTGCCAGTGGAAAACGGCGTGGTGCATGAGCTGGCGACCAGTGCCAGCGACGCCGCGGCTCCGGCGCTGGCGCCCGCCGAAGGCCCGCCGCCGCTGATCGCCAATCGCCTGTGGGACGCCAGCCATGTGAACGACAAATCCCAGGTCATCGCCAGCCGCCGTGGCGGCACTCAGGGCTTCCAAATCGTCAATATGGACGTGCGTTTCGTCTACCGCATCGGCCTCAGCGATCAGGCCGCGCTCGCCGCCACCTACAACAGCGCGGACGTGCCGATGCTGATCCGCAGCACCGCCAGCCGTATCCTCGTGCACGATTTTGCCTCGCGCACCCTCGACGAATTGCTCGGTGAGCAGCGCACCCGCCTGGCGGATGAAATTGGCCGTGCCGTGCAGGCAGATTTGCAGCGCCTGGACAGCGGAGTAGAAATTCTCGCCACGGTGGTGGAAGCCATCCACCCACCGGCCGGCGCCGCCAATGCTTATCACGCCGTGCAAGCCGCACAGATCGGCGCCCAGGCCCTGATCGCCCGCGAACGTGGCGCCGCCAGCGAGCAGACCAACCAGGCCCTGCTGCGCGCCAGCAGCGCTCGCGACCAGGCCCAAGCCAGCGCCCGTGAAGTGAATGCCGGGGCACAGGCTGCCGACCTGCGTTTCACGGCCGAACAGAAGGCTTACGCCACGGCGGGCCGGGCATTTGTGCTGGAGCAGTATTTCAGCCAGCTCAGTCAGGGCCTGGCCCACGCCAAGCTGCTCATTTTGGATCACCGTCTGGGCGCCGATGGCGCGCCGACCATCGATCTGCGTTCTTTCACTTTGCCGGCCGACCCCATGGCGCCGCGTAAAGCCGTGCAATAA